In Nocardia asteroides, a single genomic region encodes these proteins:
- a CDS encoding helix-turn-helix domain-containing protein: MSDLPPNEIGRRIREIRLWRGLSLETAAGLAGISYGYLGRVERGEQALSKRRTLEALAQALRVAPSEFSGQPWEHGAGQSADAYAGLLDIESALERCKLGDDPGGSVREWPVIDADLSVAERLREDTDYPAVCTLAPGLLVELHAAYVRRPDLRAEVLAGLIRCYYILAATTKRFGVRGLPIMMVKAAQSCAEELESPAWIGFTVWLRGSISGSMSRSRQYERCVATADRIAPHLDDDEVVQAYGMLNLSAALAAAVQDDRSTAETHLAEAEAVAQRMERDVGGFGRLWFGRTNVHIWRASIGIELGDGVAAVERTGGIPVDSIPSASRRANFYSEAARVLLAEPPYRSRGLDMLLKAESIAQLQVRGDFFVREAVADQLRTARRDAGGRNLRGLAWRLGIVPEQGAHFN; encoded by the coding sequence ATGTCCGACCTGCCACCGAACGAAATCGGCCGCCGAATCCGGGAGATCCGGTTGTGGCGGGGTCTCAGCCTCGAAACCGCAGCTGGGCTGGCTGGCATCTCCTACGGTTACCTCGGCCGCGTCGAGCGCGGAGAGCAGGCCCTCTCCAAGCGCCGCACCCTCGAAGCGTTGGCGCAAGCGCTGCGGGTCGCGCCCTCCGAATTCAGCGGCCAACCGTGGGAGCACGGTGCCGGTCAGTCCGCTGACGCCTACGCGGGCCTGCTCGACATCGAAAGTGCCCTCGAGCGGTGCAAACTCGGCGATGACCCTGGCGGCTCGGTGCGGGAGTGGCCCGTCATCGACGCGGATCTTTCTGTGGCAGAACGCTTACGGGAAGACACCGACTATCCGGCGGTGTGCACACTGGCTCCGGGGCTGCTCGTCGAACTCCATGCCGCCTACGTCCGCCGCCCAGACCTACGTGCCGAAGTGCTGGCCGGCCTCATTCGCTGCTATTACATCCTCGCCGCGACCACGAAACGCTTCGGCGTGCGCGGATTGCCGATCATGATGGTGAAGGCTGCGCAGTCGTGCGCCGAAGAACTGGAGTCCCCCGCGTGGATCGGGTTCACGGTCTGGCTGCGCGGGTCGATCTCCGGGTCCATGTCGCGAAGCCGGCAATACGAACGATGTGTGGCTACAGCTGATCGGATCGCCCCACACCTCGATGACGATGAGGTGGTGCAGGCGTACGGGATGCTCAATCTCTCGGCAGCCTTGGCGGCGGCCGTCCAAGACGATCGGTCGACGGCCGAGACTCATCTCGCCGAAGCGGAAGCCGTGGCTCAGCGGATGGAACGAGACGTGGGCGGTTTCGGGCGGCTGTGGTTCGGACGCACCAACGTGCACATTTGGCGGGCCTCGATCGGGATCGAACTCGGTGACGGCGTCGCGGCGGTCGAGCGCACGGGCGGCATCCCTGTCGACTCGATCCCGTCGGCGTCGCGGCGCGCCAACTTTTACTCGGAAGCGGCACGCGTGCTGCTGGCAGAGCCGCCTTATCGTAGTCGAGGGTTGGACATGCTACTGAAGGCGGAATCTATTGCGCAGCTGCAGGTTCGTGGTGATTTTTTCGTTCGCGAAGCTGTGGCCGACCAATTGCGGACGGCTCGGCGTGATGCGGGCGGGCGGAACCTGCGTGGTCTCGCGTGGCGGTTGGGGATTGTGCCGGAACAAGGAGCACACTTCAACTGA
- the cas3 gene encoding CRISPR-associated helicase Cas3': protein MLSSATMSAWAKTDRDGGRLSLVRHLADSAEVAKLVWDEWLPPHTRRAMSANLGDEEGRAVLCWLAAVHDLGKLTPAFACQVRDLAETMADRGLKFPAALSNRKALPHGLAGQVAITAVLVERGWTKAAADSFGVVVGSHHGVPPTEREADSGANQIDLLGRAEWDKSRRELLDFVTERTAGWDRVDRWRHSPLSLTQQALFTAAVIVADWIASNQDLFPLDEARASSTAAPLAWQVLGLPPPWLPQPVPLQNISEVQRFVRSRFGWPESVQARPLQAECVRLAAALPEPGLMVVEAPMGEGKTEAALAAAELLAQRFGFGGVFVALPTMATSDAMFGRVHRWVENLPDTPSTMFLAHGRAALNKDFAELRSAGFDSIGVDCVDSGVTAHAWYVGKKGPLADIVVGTIDQVLRAALKTRHVMLRHLGLANKVVIVDEVHAADSYMSTYLCRALEWLGAYRVPVILLSATLPPAQRDLLVRAYQRGRGDVECAIEAEAGYPAVTVWPHSELGGPVAASGRSIAGIAIEPIEDDASGLANRLRAELAAGGVAGVVCNTVARAQETYTALVDGGFEEAEVLLVHSRFVAGHRAELEEKLRAALGPAGGGARRPARFVVVGTQVIEQSLDIDVDLLVTDLAPVDLMLQRIGRLHRHRRDGRPTAVARPRCLVRGADWNAVPPEPVRGSEAVYGLSRLLRAALVLSLSTGRSVTVPDDVPGLVAAAYDEKVDPPIEWSDTIRSADEAWADHTAKQQRKARDYLLPGPASENPTVAGWLAHAIPDDAEGVGGQAQVRDAEDSLEAIVVQRCGSAVCALEQVPKIGGTPVPTETEPPSWLAKKLAASTIRLPAYLTRYGRKERMIRALEDTWYPGWQRSHWLAGELVLELDADGVANLVGYDLRYDPLLGLLAVPAAEDRSTP, encoded by the coding sequence ATGCTGAGCAGCGCAACGATGTCGGCGTGGGCGAAGACCGACCGTGACGGCGGTCGGCTGTCGCTCGTCCGTCATCTCGCAGACTCCGCCGAGGTTGCGAAGCTCGTATGGGACGAATGGCTACCTCCACATACCCGCCGTGCGATGTCCGCGAATCTCGGTGACGAGGAGGGCCGCGCCGTCCTGTGCTGGCTCGCGGCCGTGCACGATCTCGGCAAGCTGACCCCCGCCTTCGCGTGCCAGGTGCGCGATCTGGCCGAGACCATGGCGGATCGCGGTCTGAAGTTCCCAGCTGCTCTCAGCAATCGAAAAGCGTTGCCGCACGGTCTCGCCGGGCAGGTAGCAATCACAGCGGTGTTGGTCGAGCGGGGTTGGACGAAAGCAGCAGCCGATTCGTTCGGCGTGGTGGTCGGCAGCCACCACGGTGTCCCGCCGACCGAGCGGGAGGCAGACAGCGGCGCGAACCAAATCGACCTGCTCGGCCGCGCCGAGTGGGACAAGTCGCGGCGCGAACTGCTGGACTTCGTGACCGAGCGGACGGCGGGCTGGGACCGGGTGGACCGGTGGCGGCACTCCCCGCTGTCGCTGACCCAGCAGGCGCTGTTCACCGCGGCCGTGATCGTCGCGGACTGGATCGCAAGTAACCAGGACCTCTTCCCGCTGGACGAAGCGCGGGCTTCGAGCACCGCGGCCCCGCTGGCCTGGCAGGTGCTCGGTCTGCCGCCGCCGTGGTTACCGCAGCCGGTGCCGTTGCAAAACATTTCGGAAGTTCAGCGTTTCGTTCGAAGCAGGTTCGGGTGGCCCGAGTCGGTGCAGGCGCGACCGCTGCAAGCGGAGTGCGTGCGGCTCGCGGCCGCGCTGCCTGAGCCGGGGCTGATGGTGGTCGAGGCGCCCATGGGGGAGGGGAAGACGGAGGCGGCGCTGGCCGCGGCAGAGCTGCTCGCGCAGCGGTTCGGATTCGGGGGAGTGTTCGTGGCGCTGCCGACGATGGCGACCTCGGACGCAATGTTCGGTCGCGTCCACCGCTGGGTGGAGAATTTGCCCGATACCCCATCCACAATGTTCCTGGCGCACGGCCGCGCGGCCCTGAACAAGGACTTCGCCGAGTTGCGCAGTGCGGGATTCGATTCCATCGGTGTCGACTGCGTCGACAGCGGGGTCACCGCCCACGCCTGGTACGTGGGTAAGAAGGGACCGCTCGCCGATATCGTCGTCGGGACCATTGATCAGGTGTTGCGCGCCGCACTGAAGACGCGGCACGTCATGCTTCGCCACCTCGGGCTCGCGAACAAGGTCGTCATCGTCGACGAGGTGCACGCGGCCGACAGCTATATGTCGACCTACCTGTGCCGGGCACTGGAGTGGCTGGGTGCGTACCGGGTCCCGGTCATCCTGCTTTCCGCGACACTGCCGCCCGCCCAGCGCGATCTGCTGGTGCGTGCCTACCAGCGCGGTCGGGGAGATGTCGAGTGCGCGATCGAGGCCGAAGCCGGCTACCCGGCGGTCACGGTATGGCCGCATTCCGAACTCGGTGGCCCTGTCGCCGCCTCCGGTCGATCGATCGCCGGCATCGCGATCGAGCCGATCGAGGACGACGCGAGCGGGCTTGCCAACCGGCTCCGCGCCGAGCTGGCCGCCGGTGGCGTCGCCGGAGTCGTGTGCAACACGGTGGCGCGGGCGCAGGAGACCTATACCGCCCTGGTGGACGGCGGATTCGAGGAGGCGGAGGTGCTGCTGGTGCACTCCCGCTTCGTCGCGGGGCACCGCGCCGAGCTGGAGGAAAAGTTGCGGGCGGCGCTTGGGCCGGCGGGCGGCGGTGCGCGGCGACCGGCCCGGTTCGTCGTGGTCGGTACCCAGGTGATCGAGCAGTCGCTCGACATCGACGTCGACCTGCTGGTGACCGACCTGGCACCGGTCGACCTGATGTTGCAGCGGATCGGGCGGCTGCACCGCCATCGCCGCGACGGTCGGCCGACCGCGGTCGCGCGGCCGCGCTGTCTGGTTCGCGGCGCGGACTGGAACGCCGTCCCGCCCGAGCCGGTGCGCGGTTCGGAGGCCGTCTACGGACTGTCCCGGCTGCTGCGGGCTGCCCTGGTGCTGAGCCTGTCGACGGGCCGCTCCGTCACGGTGCCCGATGACGTGCCCGGTCTGGTCGCCGCAGCGTACGACGAGAAGGTCGATCCCCCGATCGAATGGTCTGACACGATCCGCTCGGCGGACGAGGCTTGGGCCGATCACACCGCGAAACAGCAGCGGAAGGCACGTGACTACCTGCTCCCGGGACCGGCGAGCGAGAACCCCACTGTGGCCGGGTGGCTCGCGCACGCCATCCCCGACGACGCCGAGGGCGTCGGCGGTCAGGCACAGGTCCGGGACGCCGAGGACAGCCTGGAGGCGATCGTTGTGCAGCGCTGCGGCTCGGCGGTATGTGCCCTCGAACAGGTTCCCAAGATCGGTGGCACCCCCGTGCCGACCGAGACCGAACCACCGTCATGGCTGGCGAAGAAGCTCGCCGCCTCCACGATCCGGCTCCCCGCCTACCTGACCCGATACGGACGGAAGGAGCGAATGATCCGCGCACTCGAGGACACCTGGTATCCGGGCTGGCAGCGGAGTCACTGGCTGGCCGGCGAGCTGGTGCTGGAACTCGACGCGGACGGCGTGGCGAACCTGGTCGGGTACGACCTGCGCTACGACCCGCTGCTCGGACTGCTCGCCGTCCCGGCGGCCGAGGATCGGAGTACGCCGTGA
- the casA gene encoding type I-E CRISPR-associated protein Cse1/CasA translates to MTDEYRFDLLDEPWILATDTAGRLREVSLRQVFRDAHELSALAGELPTQEFAILRLLLAILHRSIHERAGTAVEVWAGLWQEWPAAEIDAYLLRYRHRFQLFDANEPFLQVAELRSSKDAVSSLDKVIADIPNGSKYFTTRAGRAIDRIGAAEAARWLVHAHAFDPSGIKTGAAGDDRVKGGRGYPIGIAWAGGLGGVYLEGSNLRQTLLLNLVLTDPSGERHQQIGVPPWERAADGPAVRKDPGPHGPVELLTWQSRRVRLVRDGDEVTGLVLCNGDALEPFNQQLLEPMTAWRYSEIQSKKAGRARHYPLLHDPDRSLWRGLRSLLSDVANSAPTAGRGIAPGVVEWAGLLTARGVIPRTHPIRLHATGMHYINNVSIVGDIIDDAIGFSAAMLADNPALRTCAVNAVQLAEDCVYELGRLAANLAIAAGGETDGPTARAKELGYYTLEDPYRRWLRGLDPHATDLSDSAVEWQRVVGRIVHGLGDELITAAGQPAWVGREANKRWVDSGQADLWFRDKLRELLPVAFTAPATPEKGKATDDERVDVVW, encoded by the coding sequence GTGACGGACGAGTACCGGTTCGACCTCCTCGATGAACCGTGGATTCTCGCCACCGACACCGCGGGCAGGCTGCGTGAGGTTTCGCTGCGACAGGTGTTCCGCGACGCCCACGAATTGAGCGCCTTGGCGGGAGAACTCCCCACCCAGGAGTTCGCGATCCTGCGACTGCTCCTGGCCATCCTGCACCGCAGCATTCACGAACGAGCCGGAACCGCTGTCGAGGTCTGGGCCGGGCTGTGGCAGGAGTGGCCTGCCGCCGAGATCGACGCCTACCTGCTCCGTTACCGGCACCGCTTCCAGCTCTTCGACGCGAACGAGCCGTTCTTGCAGGTGGCCGAGCTTCGGTCGAGTAAGGACGCAGTCAGTTCGCTCGACAAAGTGATTGCCGACATCCCCAACGGCAGCAAATACTTCACCACCCGCGCCGGGCGCGCGATCGACCGCATCGGAGCAGCCGAGGCGGCCCGCTGGCTGGTCCATGCGCATGCCTTCGATCCGTCCGGGATCAAGACCGGCGCAGCCGGCGACGACCGGGTCAAGGGCGGCCGCGGCTATCCGATCGGAATCGCGTGGGCAGGTGGGCTCGGTGGTGTCTACCTGGAAGGCAGTAACCTCCGGCAGACGCTGCTGCTCAACCTCGTCCTGACCGACCCGAGCGGGGAACGCCACCAGCAGATCGGTGTCCCGCCCTGGGAGCGCGCGGCCGATGGCCCCGCCGTCCGGAAGGACCCGGGCCCGCACGGCCCGGTCGAACTGTTGACCTGGCAGAGCCGCCGGGTGCGCCTCGTCCGGGACGGCGACGAGGTCACCGGTCTCGTGCTCTGCAACGGAGACGCGCTGGAACCGTTCAATCAGCAGCTGCTCGAGCCCATGACTGCGTGGCGCTACAGCGAGATCCAGTCGAAGAAGGCAGGCAGGGCGCGGCACTATCCGCTGCTGCACGATCCGGATCGCTCGCTCTGGCGCGGGTTGCGTTCCCTGTTGAGCGATGTAGCGAACTCGGCCCCCACCGCCGGGCGCGGAATCGCACCGGGCGTGGTCGAGTGGGCGGGGCTGTTGACGGCACGGGGCGTGATCCCGCGAACCCATCCGATTCGCCTGCACGCCACCGGGATGCACTACATCAACAATGTCTCGATCGTCGGCGACATCATCGACGATGCGATCGGGTTCTCCGCCGCGATGCTGGCCGACAACCCCGCGCTGCGGACCTGCGCGGTGAACGCCGTACAGCTCGCCGAGGACTGCGTCTACGAACTGGGACGGCTCGCGGCGAACCTGGCGATCGCGGCCGGTGGTGAGACGGACGGGCCGACCGCGCGGGCGAAGGAGCTCGGCTACTACACCCTCGAAGATCCTTACCGGCGGTGGCTGCGCGGACTCGACCCGCACGCCACCGACCTGTCGGACTCCGCCGTCGAATGGCAGCGCGTGGTCGGGCGCATCGTGCACGGCCTCGGCGATGAACTCATCACTGCGGCCGGGCAACCGGCATGGGTCGGCCGCGAAGCGAACAAGCGGTGGGTCGACTCCGGGCAGGCTGATCTCTGGTTCCGCGACAAGCTCCGCGAACTGCTGCCCGTCGCGTTCACCGCACCGGCCACCCCCGAGAAAGGAAAGGCGACCGATGACGAACGTGTCGATGTCGTTTGGTGA
- the casB gene encoding type I-E CRISPR-associated protein Cse2/CasB, protein MTNVSMSFGDREKLLRDYVSGRVSVLQRRYREQDADARAALAELRRGVGGAPGTDPLLWKLTVDGFPAELNAPETLTRAEHDGAATVWERAAFDAITLFALHQQSRTSAMHRAGIGLGAAVRVLGTRAGSEDAVRARFHALGTAQDHPARLIHLRGLITQCRAFDIALDYGRLAVDLGRLDRNTYADRVLLAWARDLHRRPREATADTPETGEKR, encoded by the coding sequence ATGACGAACGTGTCGATGTCGTTTGGTGACCGCGAGAAGTTGCTGCGCGACTACGTTTCCGGCCGGGTCTCCGTCTTGCAGAGGAGGTACCGCGAACAGGACGCCGACGCGCGGGCGGCACTGGCAGAGCTGCGCCGCGGTGTCGGCGGCGCCCCAGGAACCGATCCGCTGCTGTGGAAACTGACCGTCGACGGCTTCCCGGCCGAACTGAACGCGCCGGAAACCCTGACCCGTGCCGAACACGACGGCGCCGCGACGGTGTGGGAGCGCGCGGCCTTCGACGCGATCACGCTCTTCGCGCTGCACCAGCAGTCGCGGACCAGCGCCATGCACCGCGCGGGCATCGGGCTCGGCGCGGCCGTGCGCGTGCTCGGCACCCGCGCCGGCTCCGAGGACGCCGTGCGCGCTCGCTTCCACGCGCTGGGGACAGCACAGGATCATCCCGCGCGGCTCATCCACCTACGCGGCCTCATCACCCAGTGCCGGGCCTTCGACATCGCCCTCGACTACGGCAGACTCGCCGTCGACCTGGGCAGGCTCGACCGCAACACCTACGCCGACCGCGTACTGCTGGCCTGGGCTCGCGATCTCCATCGCCGCCCCCGCGAGGCCACCGCGGACACCCCTGAGACAGGAGAGAAGCGATGA
- the cas7e gene encoding type I-E CRISPR-associated protein Cas7/Cse4/CasC, which translates to MTRLFIDIHVLQTVPPSNINRDDTGRPKTAYYGGVQRARVSSQAWKRAARTEFRTLVDPDTLGVRTKRIVELVAKRVGGAIPDSEARDTAVATVFRAAGIGLEKPKKKKEEELDPTEQSKYLLFLSATQIDRLAELAIAAHNGATVDKAAAKAAAKGADSIDVALFGRMVADSADLNVDAAAQVAHAISVHAVNTEFDYYTAVDDRAPEDNAGAGMIGTVEFSSSTLYRYATVNVAALQRNLGDPDATVLAVEAFVKAFVRSMPTGKQNTFANRTLPDAVVLSLRTDQPVNLVTAFEEPIAAAGEARAAVAAKALVARYTAVESAYGDGSTVNYLVAAGDGADVLAEIAAPGSLAAAVDGITQRVRAALAVTP; encoded by the coding sequence ATGACCAGGCTCTTCATCGACATCCACGTTCTGCAGACCGTGCCGCCGAGCAATATCAACCGAGACGACACCGGGCGACCCAAGACGGCCTACTACGGCGGCGTGCAGCGCGCCCGCGTCTCCAGCCAGGCATGGAAGCGCGCGGCCCGCACCGAATTCCGCACACTGGTCGATCCAGACACGCTCGGCGTGCGGACGAAGCGCATCGTGGAACTCGTCGCCAAGCGAGTCGGTGGCGCGATCCCCGACTCCGAGGCGCGTGACACGGCCGTGGCGACGGTATTCCGGGCGGCGGGCATCGGTCTGGAGAAGCCCAAGAAGAAGAAAGAAGAGGAACTCGACCCGACCGAGCAGTCGAAGTACCTGCTTTTCCTCAGCGCGACTCAGATCGACCGCCTCGCCGAACTCGCGATCGCCGCGCACAATGGTGCCACGGTGGACAAAGCCGCGGCCAAGGCGGCCGCCAAGGGGGCCGACAGCATCGACGTCGCGCTGTTCGGGCGGATGGTCGCCGATTCTGCTGACCTCAATGTCGATGCCGCCGCCCAGGTCGCGCATGCGATCTCGGTGCACGCGGTAAATACCGAATTCGACTACTACACCGCCGTCGATGACCGCGCACCCGAGGACAATGCGGGCGCGGGCATGATCGGCACCGTCGAGTTCAGCTCCTCGACGCTCTACCGGTACGCGACCGTGAATGTCGCCGCGCTGCAGCGGAACCTCGGTGATCCGGACGCCACCGTGCTCGCCGTCGAAGCCTTCGTGAAAGCCTTCGTGCGGAGTATGCCGACCGGCAAGCAGAACACCTTCGCGAACCGCACTCTGCCCGACGCGGTGGTGCTCAGCCTGCGCACCGACCAGCCAGTCAATCTGGTCACGGCCTTCGAGGAGCCGATCGCCGCGGCCGGCGAGGCACGGGCCGCCGTGGCCGCGAAAGCACTCGTCGCCCGCTATACCGCCGTCGAGTCCGCTTACGGTGACGGCTCCACGGTCAATTACCTGGTCGCCGCCGGTGACGGTGCCGACGTGCTCGCCGAGATCGCCGCACCCGGCTCGCTCGCCGCGGCGGTGGACGGCATCACCCAGCGAGTGCGCGCCGCGCTGGCGGTGACGCCGTGA
- the cas5e gene encoding type I-E CRISPR-associated protein Cas5/CasD, whose protein sequence is MTVLLLRLAAPLQAWGVASRFARRETQQFPSKSGILGLIAAAQGRRRTDPIEEALQGLGFGVRVDQPGRLIRDFQVALSLDKKQSFPLSQRYYLADAAFLAVIHGERELIIGIRDALRRPEFPLYLGRRSCPVAEPLVIGEPTEQQLADALRGTEWQAAKWYRGRQPDRLRLPIYRDLLPGDPEGQLRERVRDMPLSFDPERREYGWRTVVEDHVDIDNPLGRAGHSPMAALGGE, encoded by the coding sequence GTGACGGTGCTGCTGTTGCGGTTGGCGGCTCCCCTGCAGGCATGGGGAGTCGCGAGTCGCTTCGCGCGCCGGGAGACGCAGCAATTTCCCTCCAAGAGCGGAATTCTCGGACTCATCGCCGCCGCGCAGGGGCGGCGCCGCACCGATCCCATCGAGGAGGCACTGCAGGGGCTCGGCTTCGGCGTGCGGGTCGACCAGCCGGGGCGATTGATCCGCGATTTCCAGGTGGCGCTCAGTCTGGACAAGAAGCAGTCGTTTCCGCTGTCACAGCGCTACTACCTCGCGGATGCGGCGTTCCTCGCGGTGATCCACGGTGAGCGCGAGCTCATCATCGGTATTAGAGACGCGCTGCGCCGTCCTGAGTTTCCGTTGTACCTGGGGCGTCGATCCTGCCCTGTCGCCGAGCCGCTCGTCATCGGTGAGCCGACCGAGCAGCAGCTCGCCGACGCGCTGCGGGGTACGGAATGGCAAGCGGCTAAATGGTATCGGGGAAGGCAACCGGACCGGCTCCGGTTGCCGATCTATCGCGATCTGTTGCCGGGTGATCCGGAAGGACAATTGCGTGAGCGGGTGCGCGACATGCCGCTCAGTTTCGATCCCGAGCGTCGCGAATACGGCTGGCGCACCGTGGTGGAGGATCACGTCGATATCGACAATCCGCTGGGGCGAGCCGGGCACTCCCCGATGGCCGCCCTGGGAGGTGAGTAG
- the cas6e gene encoding type I-E CRISPR-associated protein Cas6/Cse3/CasE: MFLSRVPLNGARTGARRIFESPQVAHAAVLAAFPPQPDSGAGRVLWRIDRRDHQVDLYVVSPAEPDFTHIVEQAGWPTTTAWTTRKYTPLLDRLEAGQRWHFRLTANPIRAALDRSVDAPLERGKPTGLTHTDQIHWLQKRAAPNGFTLGASDSALDVVVSDRKTVRFRRRAATVTVSTATYEGTLAVVDADRLRYALTSGIGRAKAYGCGLLTLAPTQ, translated from the coding sequence ATGTTCCTGTCTCGTGTGCCGCTCAACGGCGCCCGCACCGGTGCCCGCCGAATATTCGAATCGCCCCAGGTGGCGCATGCCGCGGTCCTCGCTGCGTTCCCGCCGCAGCCCGACTCCGGCGCCGGCCGGGTGCTGTGGCGGATCGACCGTCGCGACCATCAGGTCGACCTCTACGTGGTGAGCCCGGCGGAACCGGACTTCACCCATATCGTGGAACAGGCCGGATGGCCGACCACGACGGCGTGGACCACACGCAAGTACACGCCGCTGCTCGATCGACTCGAGGCCGGCCAGCGATGGCACTTCCGGCTCACCGCCAACCCCATTCGCGCCGCACTCGATCGCAGCGTGGACGCTCCGCTGGAGCGCGGCAAGCCGACCGGCCTCACTCATACCGATCAGATTCACTGGCTGCAGAAACGGGCCGCACCGAACGGATTCACGCTCGGGGCGAGCGATAGTGCACTCGATGTCGTGGTTTCCGATCGGAAGACGGTGCGATTCCGGCGCCGGGCGGCCACGGTCACCGTCTCGACCGCGACCTACGAGGGCACGCTCGCCGTGGTCGACGCTGATCGGCTCAGGTATGCCCTGACCAGCGGAATCGGCCGCGCCAAAGCTTATGGCTGCGGCCTGCTCACTCTCGCCCCCACTCAGTGA
- the cas1e gene encoding type I-E CRISPR-associated endonuclease Cas1e, producing the protein MNDQPSARSIGIGELVRAKDRLSFLYLERATVHRDGNAITSTDENGVVHIPAATIGALLLGPGTRVTHQAMLLLAESGSTAVWVGERGVRYYAHGRSLARSSRLLEAQAVAVTNQAQRLRVARRMYEMRFPGEDVSALTMQQLRGREGARVRRLYRDHAERTGIAWSRRDYNPDDFGASDDINRALSAATTCLYGIVHAVVVALGCAPGLGFVHTGHERSFVFDLADLYKADFAIPPAFEAAASGADDIPATTRRAVREAVHTGHLLERCCTDIYALLLPEEPDGAAEWDTDIVELWDRGGNVAAGTSYSDSGSDSDSGSDEAEVPW; encoded by the coding sequence GTGAACGACCAGCCCTCCGCTCGGTCGATCGGGATCGGCGAGCTGGTTCGTGCCAAAGACCGGCTCTCGTTCCTGTATCTGGAGCGGGCGACCGTCCATCGGGACGGCAATGCCATCACGTCCACCGACGAGAACGGCGTCGTGCATATTCCCGCGGCGACCATCGGTGCGCTGCTGCTCGGCCCGGGCACGCGCGTCACCCATCAGGCGATGCTGCTGCTCGCCGAGAGCGGGTCGACCGCGGTATGGGTGGGTGAGCGCGGCGTGCGGTACTACGCGCACGGGCGATCGCTGGCGCGGAGTTCCCGGCTGCTCGAGGCGCAGGCGGTCGCGGTCACCAATCAGGCCCAGCGGCTTCGGGTAGCGCGCCGCATGTACGAGATGCGTTTCCCGGGCGAAGACGTCAGCGCGTTGACCATGCAGCAGTTGCGCGGGCGCGAGGGCGCGCGCGTGCGGCGCTTGTACCGGGACCACGCGGAACGCACCGGAATCGCCTGGAGCCGACGCGACTACAACCCCGACGACTTCGGCGCGAGCGACGACATCAATCGCGCGCTTTCGGCCGCGACCACCTGCCTCTACGGCATCGTGCACGCGGTTGTCGTCGCGCTCGGCTGCGCGCCCGGACTCGGTTTCGTGCACACCGGCCACGAACGGTCCTTCGTCTTCGACCTCGCCGATCTCTACAAGGCCGACTTCGCCATCCCACCCGCCTTCGAAGCCGCCGCGTCCGGCGCCGACGACATCCCCGCCACCACCCGCCGCGCCGTCCGGGAGGCGGTGCACACCGGACATCTGCTCGAGCGCTGCTGCACCGACATCTATGCCCTGCTGCTCCCGGAAGAGCCCGACGGTGCGGCCGAGTGGGATACCGACATCGTCGAGCTGTGGGACCGCGGGGGCAATGTCGCGGCGGGCACCTCCTACTCGGACTCTGGCTCGGATTCGGACTCTGGCTCGGACGAGGCTGAAGTTCCGTGGTAG
- the cas2e gene encoding type I-E CRISPR-associated endoribonuclease Cas2e: MVVLVLTACPAGLRGHLTRWFLEISPGVFVGVVSARVRELAWERAVELARDGRAIMIHSTRGEQRLAFKVHRHDWEPVDIDGLQLMRRPHTADARAGKARAGWSKASRYGRAAKRRKPSTTDE, translated from the coding sequence GTGGTAGTGCTGGTGTTGACGGCCTGTCCAGCGGGCCTGCGCGGGCACCTCACCCGCTGGTTCCTGGAAATCAGCCCCGGAGTGTTCGTCGGTGTCGTCTCCGCGCGGGTCCGGGAGCTGGCCTGGGAACGCGCCGTCGAGCTGGCGCGGGACGGGCGCGCCATCATGATTCACAGCACTCGCGGCGAGCAGCGGCTCGCTTTCAAGGTGCATCGGCATGATTGGGAACCTGTCGATATCGATGGACTTCAGCTCATGCGACGGCCGCACACCGCCGATGCGAGGGCGGGGAAGGCGCGGGCCGGCTGGAGCAAGGCGAGCCGCTATGGACGTGCGGCGAAGCGCCGTAAGCCGTCGACTACCGACGAATAG